One Chanodichthys erythropterus isolate Z2021 chromosome 22, ASM2448905v1, whole genome shotgun sequence DNA window includes the following coding sequences:
- the nlrc3l1 gene encoding protein NLRC3 produces the protein MDDDAVDMASDNSLPLGIGASAFGSENGDEEDDFIPQRTLPFTLGYSDPVGHYVERAESPANSYASMQSNSWSETRDAPEQSCTLVQLDRRDSSASSSECFSSDEDMNPDADPEESTRKKIRKEASVKQPKAPAPVKPELVIDPNEKRHPAMTVKFAFEALTVCLKKLTNDELKRFKKLMWERYPERFRDPLDGLDIVDLVDKMLELCDIEVSLKITLALFNVMNFKKLIEYLQGLCKRNEVRYELKKALKKKYEMVYEGFSPQGQPVPFESVYTDLYITDGVNASVNSEHEYRSTIEELQETGKVNRTPISGNDLFPPEAGRSRHIRSALSRGIPGCGKSFAVQRFILDWADGKVQPEIFFLLPLQFKELNKMLEGEYTLLSLVSALYPEMKEIDTLEFEGCRVMFIFDGLDDTQILFNFRRTTYWCDTTRPTTVQVLITNLIRGNLLYNACVWTISRAGALDVIPPEHVHQLLEVRGFTDEQKEAYFRKTIEDRDLAERVIAHLKSSKTLFIMCHMPLFCWVASKVLQRQFQSHPSTKLPITLTNLYTIMVHRHTQISVQKLQNDPSEDTKGLTAETLLIKLAKLSYNMLEKNEFQIEKEHWDEVELPDSYPAMSCTGFCTEYYREKYMIYTEKVSCFAHPTIQEYFAALHVFYCFKKHGKNVLEQSKLSKVLKVSLSDLLKCAVDKALSSKNSNFDIFLRFLLGMSVDVNQEMLKSLFHFSTSSSQNAREETTRYINKRIKEGHFPEKHETLLRCIDELNAH, from the exons ATGGATGACGACGCAGTAGACATGGCGTCAGACAACAGTCTGCCATTAGGAATTGGGGCTTCTGCCTTCGGGAGTGAAAATGGGGATGAAGAGGACGACTTCATTCCTCAGAGGACACTTCCATTCACCCTCGGATACTCCGATCCTGTGGG GCACTACGTGGAGAGAGCAGAGTCCCCTGCAAATAGTTATGCCTCAATGCAAAGTAACAGCTGGTCAGAAACGAGAGATGCGCCTGAACAAAGTTGTACACT GGTTCAGTTGGACAGACGGGATTCGTCTGCTTCTAGCAGTGAATGCTTTAGTAGTGATGAGGACATGAATCCAGATGCTGATCCTGAAGAAAG CACACGGAAGAAGATCAGGAAGGAAGCTAGCGTGAAACAACCAAAAGCTCCTGCTCCTGTAAAACCAGAGTTGGTAATAGATCCAAATGAGAAAAGGCATCCAGCGATGACGGTGAAATTTGCTTTCGAG GCCCTCACAGTCTGCCTAAAGAAACTTACAAATGATGAATTAAAGCGCTTCAAAAAACTAATGTGGGAAAGATATCCAGAGCGCTTCCGTGATCCCCTGGATGGACTTGATATTGTGGATCTGGTGGATAAGATGCTGGAGCTCTGTGATATTGAGGTGTCTCTGAAAATCACTCTGGCGCTCTTTAATGTCATGAACTTTAAGAAATTGATTGAATATCTACAAGGACTATGCAAAAGAA ACGAAGTGCGCTATGAGTTGAAGAAGGCTCTGAAGAAGAAGTATGAGATGGTGTATGAGGGTTTTAGTCCGCAAGGACAACCAGTTCCCTTTGAATCCGTCTATACAGACCTTTACATTACAGATGGCGTTAATGCATCAGTGAACAGCGAGCATGAGTACAGATCAACGATAGAAGAGCTACAAGAGACTGGCAAAGTTAACAGGACGCCAATATCCGGAAATGACTTATTTCCCCCTGAGGCTGGGAGGTCAAGGCACATAAGGTCGGCATTATCCAGAGGAATCCCAGGATGTGGAAAATCATTTGCAGTGCAACGCTTCATCCTCGACTGGGCGGATGGAAAAGTCCAACCAGAGATTTTCTTTCTCCTTCCTCTGCAGTTCAAGGAATTGAACAAGATGTTGGAAGGAGAGTATACCCTCCTCTCTCTAGTCAGTGCCCTCTATCCAGAGATGAAGGAAATAGATACTCTCGAATTTGAGGGCTGCCGAGTAATGTTCATATTCGACGGCCTAGATGACACTCAAATCCTCTTTAATTTCCGGAGAACAACATATTGGTGCGATACGACCAGGCCTACGACTGTGCAAGTGTTGATCACCAACCTCATCAGGGGGAACCTGCTCTATAACGCCTGCGTTTGGACCATTTCTAGGGCAGGAGCTCTGGATGTGATCCCACCAGAACACGTCCACCAGCTTCTGGAGGTTCGTGGCTTCACTGATGAACAAAAAGAAGCCTATTTCAGGAAGACAATCGAAGATCGAGACCTCGCTGAGAGGGTGATCGCTCACCTCAAGTCTTCTAAGACGTTGTTTATTATGTGCCACATGCCTCTGTTCTGCTGGGTGGCATCTAAAGTGCTGCAGCGGCAGTTTCAGTCTCATCCGTCAACAAAGCTGCCCATAACTCTTACCAATCTGTACACCATTATGGTGCATCGTCACACTCAAATATCTGTTCAGAAACTGCAGAATGACCCCAGCGAAGACACCAAGGGTCTTACTGCTGAGACTCTGCTCATTAAGCTTGCAAAGCTGTCCTACAACATGCTTGAGAAGAATGAATTTCAGATAGAGAAAGAGCACTGGGACGAGGTTGAATTGCCGGATTCATACCCAGCCATGTCCTGCACCGGTTTCTGCACGGAGTATTACAGAGAGAAGTACATGATTTACACCGAGAAGGTGAGCTGCTTTGCTCATCCGACCATTCAGGAATACTTCGCTGCACTTCATGTTTTCTACTGTTTCAAGAAACATGGGAAGAATGTCCTTGAGCAGAGCAAGCTGAGCAAGGTCTTAAAGGTTTCCTTGTCAGACTTGCTCAAGTGTGCAGTTGACAAAGCACTAAGCTCCAAGAATTCCAACTTCGATATCTTTCTCCGCTTTCTGCTGGGTATGTCTGTGGACGTCAACCAAGAGATGCTCAAGAGCCTCTTTCATTTCTCTACCAGTTCTAGCCAGAATGCACGGGAAGAGACAACACGCTACATTAATAAGAGAATAAAAGAAGGCCACTTCCCAGAAAAACATGAAACCCTTTTGCGGTGCATCGATGAACTTAACGCACACTGA